CCAGATCTACCAGAAAACAAAGAAGACTGGCCGTTCCTATGGGGGCAAAATGAATATGTGATTAACGTTGGCGCCAGCTATATCTTTGTCGCCAGCGCCGTCCAACAATTATTGCAGCAATCAAAATAATCTTAGGGTTTGGCCCTCTGATCAATCAGATTACAGGGCTGTTATTTGGAAGTGTAAAGCGCTATTGGATGGTTTCTGCTTGCTTAGCCAAACGCTTCTTTTTGTCCAGGGCTGATGGCACTACAGGCCAGAAGAGTTGTTCCGGCCAAGTTGCCTTAAGCATTCCTTTAACACCGTATTGACTAGGATAACCGCGGGTAATTTTAGCCGTGCCAAACAACACATCCCAAAAAAACAGTAAATTACCATAGTTACCTTTGTAGGTTGTGATGCCATCTTCATCATTGTAACCATGATGGGAGCTATGGGTAGATGGTGTTGAGATGAGTCTCTCCACTAGCCACATGGGTTTGCTGGTATATTTATTTTGGTACAAGGCTTTATCCCATTTCCACTCAGCATGAGCGCCTATTATTACGGTTAGTTTTACCACGAGATAAAAGGTGTATACCCAGCCTAAACCTAAATAAATCAATATCCCAGAACACCATAGAGACGGCATGATGGCGTAATAAAAAAAGTTATTGCGAAACACAATCCGCACACTCATATATTTAGCATTGTGATGAGCTCGATGTAAATTATATAACCAGCGGAATGAATGGCAGCATCGATGCCACCAATACTGGGTTAAATCGTCAAATATAAGCAACAGTAATATTTGTATGCCGATAGCAGTATTTGCTAGTGCACCTTCATATTCAGGAAATATCACGTTCATTGACAAAGCCGCGAGAAACAAGATTAGCGGCTGTGAAAATGCAAACAACAAAATAGTACTAGCGATTTCCACAATTCCATCTGAGCGATCCTCACTTGCTTTATTAAATAGCCCAAAGTGTATCGCCTCTTTTAACGCGAATAATGCAAATACAATAAGAATAACGATCTGATAGTTCATCGAAGCTGCCATAGGTAAATGACTACAATAAAGACAAATTAGCAAGGTGCGAACGGAATGAAAATATACTAATATATTTTTACCTTAAATTTTTATTGTATATTTTATGACCATTCATTCCGACCTATTAAATAGCGCATTAGCCTTTGGTCGTTGCATTGAATATCAAGACAATGAAACCATACATACCCGTGGCGATCTATTAACCGGCCTATCTATTGTCTATTCTGGGCAGGTAAAAGTAGGTAATTATGGACTTGATGGCCGTTACCAATTGACCGCTATTTTAGGAGAAGGTGAAACCTTTGGTGAATTTACTTTGTTTGCCAATTTACCCCGCACCCACAATGCTGAAGCCGTTAACCAAACTCGGGTGATCCAAATGAACCTGATTCAGTACAACGCCTTTATCAAGGCCTTTCCACAAGCCGAAAAAATATTATTAGTAGGCTTGGCTCATAAGCTACATCAGACCCTCGAAAGATTAGATGACATACAACGATTACCGACCCATGTCCGCTTAGCCAAGATACTGTTTAATTTAAGTCAACAACAACAAAGCCTAACGGTTAAATTGCGACAGAATCAATGCGCACAACTGCTAGGTGTTACCACGTTATCGGCACATAAAGCCTTAAAAAAGATCCAACAGTTACAGTTGATTAAAACCGCCTATGGGGTGATTCATATTGAAAATCTTGACCTCTTACAGGCGTGGCTGCACCAACACTCGTCCATTTTATCCGTAGGCCCCGAATAAACTGCAAATTTCCCTTAGAATAAATTGACCCGCCTCGAAGATTCAGGCCTAATTAACTGAAATCAGCGTAAAAACAATATTTAGTTTTGAGCTTTGAACTGTTGCGCACCTGCAGTTTTCTCGAACAAAGCTCAACTTATGTACATCAGCGTGATTTAACTGTACTTTACCTTTAACAAAATATATTCAGCCTAGTGTCAATTACCCATTTATTTGCCAATTAGTAAATCGATAATTTTACTAGCGCGTGCTGAAAATTGACGGAACGATTATGAGCATATACTTACGTAATAACATTCAAGTTCTTGGTAAGGGCCCTGTCCCCATAGTGTTTGCACATGGGTTTGGCTGTGACCAAAATATGTGGCGTTATCTCACTCCATCATTTGAAGATAGGTATACGATTGTACTTTTTGATCTTGTCGGCAGCGGCAAATCCGATTTGACCGCTTATGATTTCGAAAAATATTCATCTTTAAAAGGCTATGCAACTGATTTAATTGAAATCATTGAAGAGGTTACCGATCAGCCAGTGATTTTCGTAGGTCATTCCGTCAGCGCGACTATAGGCTTACTAGCCTCTGTGCAAGCCCCTGAAAAATTTAAATGTCAGATCATGATTGGCCCATCTCCTTGCTACATCAATGATGGTGATTATATTGGTGGTTTTTCACGTGCCGATGTTGAAGAGCTTTGCGATACCATTGATAGCAATTACCTAGGTTGGTCAAGCAGCATGGCGCCAGCAATAATGGGCGCGCCGGATCAACCAGAGCTTGGCGTTGAGCTAACCAATAGTTTTTGCAGAACCGATCCGGAAATAGCCAAACATTTCGCACGGGTCACATTTTTATCCGACCATAGAGATGCTTTAGCAAAATCCACCACTCCAGCGTTAATACTCCAATGCAGTGATGATTTCATTGCACCTTGCACGGTCGGACAGTACATGCACGATACAATGGCTGATGCAGAACTTTGCATTATTGATAATGTGGGCCATTGTCCTCATCTTAGTTCTCCTGATGCAAGTACCAAAGCCATCGAGAACTATCTCAGCAGTGATGGTTAAGATAAAGCGATAATGGATACTATTCCAGACCCATTATCGTCCTTTGAACATGCCGCTTGTGGTTTGGTTACCACTGACACTAACGGCACCATCGTCAGAGCAAATACAACTTTTTGTAATTGGCTAGGTTTCGACCCTACTGAGTTGCTTGGCAAGAAAAAGATCCAGCAACTGTTTACCGTTGGTGGACGATTTTTCCATCACACCCACTGGGCTCCGTTGCTGCAACTGCAGGGTTCTGTCGCAGAAGTTCAAATGGATTTAGTGGCGAGCAGTGGCGAAGCATTACCCATGCTTGTCAACGTTGTGCGACAACAACATGGCGATACAAGTTATGACCAACTGGCGTTCTTCGTTGCTACGGATCGTAAGAACTATGAGCGTGAGTTGATTTCTGCCCGCAAATCAGTTGAAGAGTCCTTAACTGATTTGCGCAACACCCAAAAAAAGCTGCAAGAAAGCCGTGACTTTTTGAGTATTGCCATCCGCAGTGCGCGAATGGGTGTGTGGTCACAAGATTTGAAAACTAATCAGGTCGTGTGGAGCCCGGAACTGCAGCAATTGACAGGCTTAATTGAGCGTAAATACTGGGCGACAGCAGAAGACTTTAAAGTTTTGATCCACCCTGATGATCGCAATAATTTTACTGCCGAGTTAGATAAAGCAATTGCTACAATATCAGACTACGACACTCAGTTTCGCCTTAAGCATGTAAGCGGAAAGTGGCTAACAATGGAAGGACGCGGGCATGCTACCTATGCTGATAACGGTGAAGTGATTTCAATATTTGGTATTTTTATTGATATTTCTGAGCGCAAAGCAGCAGAGAAAAAATTACAACAATTAAATCAGCAGCTATCGATTGCCAGTCGCCGTAAAGACGAATTTCTGGCAACCCTCGGCCACGAACTTCGCAATCCATTAGCACCAATGCGCAATGTACTGGAGATTATGCGCTTAAAGGAAAGCAATGACTCCTTTATACTTTGGTCTCGGGAAATGCTCGAGCGACATATATCTCAGATGACCCACCTAGTGGATGATTTGATGGAAGCATCGCGGATTTCTCACGGGCGTTTAGAGCTACGAAAACAGCACATTAATATTGTCGAATTAGTCCAAAATGCGATTGAATCATCTCATCCGGTGATGCAAGAATCACAACATAACTTCACGGTGGAGCTCCCTGATACGCCGATTATTATTGATGCTGACTCCACTCGGATCATCCAGATAGTGTCTAATTTGCTGACCAACGCCGCTAAATATACACCAAACGGCGGCAATATTTGTTTGCGCATTGTCGAAGATGACGACGAAGCGGTGATATCGGTTGTGGATTCCGGTATCGGTATTCCCCCAGAGCAACTCTCCAACGTTTTCAATATGTTTTCCCAGCTGACGCCTGCCCTTGAACGCGCGCAAGGTGGCTTAGGAATTGGACTGGCATTGGTGTATGGCCTGGTTAAGTTACATGGTGGAACTATTGTTGCTCATAGTGAGGGTGAAGGTAAAGGTAGTGAATTTACCGTTCGGTTACCGATTTCCAACTCTCAGGTAGAAACCGTACCAGTTGAACAACCCACGCCTTCTGAGGTGGCTGATAGCAAACGTATTTTAGTGGTTGATGACAACATCGATGCTGCAGAGAGCTTAGCGGTTTTGTTAGAGTACAGTGGTCATATTACCCGCAACGCTCACTCGGGCTTGACTGCTGTTAAAGTCGCAGATGCATTTAGTCCTGATGTTATATTGCTGGATATTGGCCTTCCAGACATCAATGGATATGAAGTAGCCCAGCGGATCCGCGAAAAAAAGTGGAGCAAAAGAATCTTCCTCATTGCCACCACTGGCTGGGGGCAAGAAAAAGATAAAATATTAGCCAAGGATGCAGGGTTTGATGAACATCTAACCAAACCTATTGATTATCAACAGCTCAAATCATTGTTGCAAAAAATATCTGAGGGAAGTTAAGAAAAAAAGGAATGGCTTTCACCTGTTGTGTGCTTTTCACCGGGTGTCAGATATGGTTTTAAATATTTCCCGGTGTTCGCTTCTTCAAGACCAATATAATGTATAACGCCCCACAAAATGCTATTGGTTGATTCGGGGACTTTTAACCTCACAAAAATCCTTTATACTGATCATTATAATGCCAAAATAATACCGGCAAAAGACTATATCGGACTGGTTGTATTTTATGCAAATCAAGCAATACATATTATTTTTTACCTTGATTGTCAGCTTCAGCAGTGCGTATTGCAAGACTGTATTCACTTACATTGGCCCTGAGTCCAATGCTGATCCCCGCGTGTATTATGTTAAAAGAGTATTGGAGTTGGCGTTAGAAAAGACTCGCGCTGAATACGGCGATTATGAATTAAAGCCGACAGCTCCAAATGTAAATGTCGGCAGATTAACGCTGCAAATGGAACAGAAACTCTATCCTAATATTTTTTTTAAAATGTCGATTACCGATGAATTATTAGAGCAATATCACGTTATTCCCTTTCCGGTTGACCGGGGAGCTACAGGCTATCGCGTAGCCTTCGTGCATAGCAGTGTGGCTCGTAAATTCTGCCCTGTCACAAATAAAAATCAATTGAAAAAGTTCAGCATAGTGCAGGGTATTGGCTGGCTGGACACTGATATTTTGAAATATAACGGGCTCAAAGTTTATGATATTTCCGAATACCAGCAGATGTTTGGCATGGTGGATAAAAATAGAATTGACCTGTTTCTGCGGGGCATAAACGAAATTGATGTTGAAATGGAGTTGATCAAGAATAATTACCCGTCAATCGCTCTGGAGCCGTGTCTATTAGTGCACTATCCGCTACCTCGCTTTTTTGTAACCTATAAAGATAATACAACCAATGCCGAACGAGTTGAAACTGGTCTCAAGTTAGCTTTTGAAGATGGTAGTTTTATCAAATTATGGAATGAATACTATGCAGAAGGCATTGAAAAGCTACAAATGCAAAATAGGCACGTACTTGAACTCGAAAACCCCTTCATAAAGAATCTCGGCAACGATTACTTGCAGTATCAATATTCATTTTCTATCCCAGCAGAATGAGTTAACCAATCGGCTATAGAGTTTTGAATGTTTTGCAGTTGGCCTGTAAGTGACAGTGATTCAGTTATTATCTGCTAGATAATGGGTCTTGATATTGACTCATTTCAATTAGGCGGCTATATGTACGGCGGAACTCAAATATCAGTGCACCTTCTAAATACAACTCTGCCAAGGGCACATCACAAGTTAAATACAAGCTTGCTTTTTGCTCATATAGCTCATCGATTAAACTAATAAAACGCCGAACCATGTCATCATCAACCGCATAAGATACAATACGTTCACCAGTGCTGGCAGCCTGGTTGTCACCTATCCCATCTTCAGTGCCACGGGCCTTGATCCACCCTCTTACTTGCCCGCCGAGTTGCGGCACACCGCTTAGCATCACAGTGTTAAAGCTAGCAGCAATTTCCATATAATCTAGTTGCGAACGGGGGCCTTCACACAAAGCGTAAAAATCGAACCAAACAAGGGAGTCTTCGCTGTGGATGTCCGTGGCGCGGATCACCGGGATATCACGATGGCAGATGTTGATACTGTTTTCGCGAATAACCGTTGCTGGAGTATTTTTGGTTAGCTCAGTAAAAATAGTCGAAAAATCCAATTCACCACTGATACCCACATATTTAGATCTTGGCTTAATCCTAGTTTCATGGGGATCTGTATGAAGTAGGTGTAAACGGTGATCTTGCTCACCATCAAGGTGCAAACTGTGTGTATGCCGTTGCAGCAGAGCAATACAGGGTAAAAACTTATGTCGGGCGAGACCATTTTCATATAAACGCTGGATTGGAATATTCGAAGTAGCAACTAGCACCACCCCTTGTTTAAATAAGCAATCAAACAAACCCGCCAAAAGCATGGCATCGCCTATATCAGACACGAAAAATTCATCAAAACACAATATACGGCATTCTGAGGCTAGCTCTTTAGCAATTATCACAAGAGGATCTTGTTGACCAGAATGAGCTTCGAGGGCCTTGTGAATGCGAGCCATAAAGTGATGAAAGTGCAGCCTTAGTTTCCCTTCTTGCGGTAAGCAGTGGTAAAACAAGTCCATCAAAAATGTTTTACCACGGCCTACATCACCCCAAAGGTATAACCCTTTGATGGGC
Above is a window of Aliiglaciecola sp. LCG003 DNA encoding:
- a CDS encoding ATP-binding protein, producing the protein MDTIPDPLSSFEHAACGLVTTDTNGTIVRANTTFCNWLGFDPTELLGKKKIQQLFTVGGRFFHHTHWAPLLQLQGSVAEVQMDLVASSGEALPMLVNVVRQQHGDTSYDQLAFFVATDRKNYERELISARKSVEESLTDLRNTQKKLQESRDFLSIAIRSARMGVWSQDLKTNQVVWSPELQQLTGLIERKYWATAEDFKVLIHPDDRNNFTAELDKAIATISDYDTQFRLKHVSGKWLTMEGRGHATYADNGEVISIFGIFIDISERKAAEKKLQQLNQQLSIASRRKDEFLATLGHELRNPLAPMRNVLEIMRLKESNDSFILWSREMLERHISQMTHLVDDLMEASRISHGRLELRKQHINIVELVQNAIESSHPVMQESQHNFTVELPDTPIIIDADSTRIIQIVSNLLTNAAKYTPNGGNICLRIVEDDDEAVISVVDSGIGIPPEQLSNVFNMFSQLTPALERAQGGLGIGLALVYGLVKLHGGTIVAHSEGEGKGSEFTVRLPISNSQVETVPVEQPTPSEVADSKRILVVDDNIDAAESLAVLLEYSGHITRNAHSGLTAVKVADAFSPDVILLDIGLPDINGYEVAQRIREKKWSKRIFLIATTGWGQEKDKILAKDAGFDEHLTKPIDYQQLKSLLQKISEGS
- the zapE gene encoding cell division protein ZapE encodes the protein MPDGFSCTRELTGPLATYQEQLGGKLVYDSSQLPAIKALDSLFLQLCEQHANPAEPIKGLYLWGDVGRGKTFLMDLFYHCLPQEGKLRLHFHHFMARIHKALEAHSGQQDPLVIIAKELASECRILCFDEFFVSDIGDAMLLAGLFDCLFKQGVVLVATSNIPIQRLYENGLARHKFLPCIALLQRHTHSLHLDGEQDHRLHLLHTDPHETRIKPRSKYVGISGELDFSTIFTELTKNTPATVIRENSINICHRDIPVIRATDIHSEDSLVWFDFYALCEGPRSQLDYMEIAASFNTVMLSGVPQLGGQVRGWIKARGTEDGIGDNQAASTGERIVSYAVDDDMVRRFISLIDELYEQKASLYLTCDVPLAELYLEGALIFEFRRTYSRLIEMSQYQDPLSSR
- a CDS encoding sterol desaturase family protein, with the translated sequence MNYQIVILIVFALFALKEAIHFGLFNKASEDRSDGIVEIASTILLFAFSQPLILFLAALSMNVIFPEYEGALANTAIGIQILLLLIFDDLTQYWWHRCCHSFRWLYNLHRAHHNAKYMSVRIVFRNNFFYYAIMPSLWCSGILIYLGLGWVYTFYLVVKLTVIIGAHAEWKWDKALYQNKYTSKPMWLVERLISTPSTHSSHHGYNDEDGITTYKGNYGNLLFFWDVLFGTAKITRGYPSQYGVKGMLKATWPEQLFWPVVPSALDKKKRLAKQAETIQ
- a CDS encoding Crp/Fnr family transcriptional regulator; translation: MTIHSDLLNSALAFGRCIEYQDNETIHTRGDLLTGLSIVYSGQVKVGNYGLDGRYQLTAILGEGETFGEFTLFANLPRTHNAEAVNQTRVIQMNLIQYNAFIKAFPQAEKILLVGLAHKLHQTLERLDDIQRLPTHVRLAKILFNLSQQQQSLTVKLRQNQCAQLLGVTTLSAHKALKKIQQLQLIKTAYGVIHIENLDLLQAWLHQHSSILSVGPE
- a CDS encoding alpha/beta hydrolase; translation: MSIYLRNNIQVLGKGPVPIVFAHGFGCDQNMWRYLTPSFEDRYTIVLFDLVGSGKSDLTAYDFEKYSSLKGYATDLIEIIEEVTDQPVIFVGHSVSATIGLLASVQAPEKFKCQIMIGPSPCYINDGDYIGGFSRADVEELCDTIDSNYLGWSSSMAPAIMGAPDQPELGVELTNSFCRTDPEIAKHFARVTFLSDHRDALAKSTTPALILQCSDDFIAPCTVGQYMHDTMADAELCIIDNVGHCPHLSSPDASTKAIENYLSSDG